From a region of the Mytilus galloprovincialis chromosome 3, xbMytGall1.hap1.1, whole genome shotgun sequence genome:
- the LOC143069398 gene encoding tRNA (adenine(58)-N(1))-methyltransferase non-catalytic subunit TRM6-like, which translates to MACAENISSTKLLSENDQVILKKGKCCQVFQIKKKRFVWLDKVKFTLDGVIGHRYGTTFRVTNGEMVKVNKKELDEAFQSTEQGKDNRGLHDLDSNQKLSRDDIELMKKTGMEGEKIIDQLIENSTTFKDKTEYAQEKWIKKKKKKHLQIFTVLKPTARLLCEMYHGKAPQKICHIRIDTLAQILTYSNVRANCNMAVVDTTNGLVVGAVLERLGGHGKVIHFHTGEMTRPALEAMDFPQHFLENLYSFPLNQTNQIENPDSPYDEQSESRNKNGSKPDQTQNDCAKETENKNKNETESMDQTENEVKTENDETKEKDCADLSKSTDTVATKETGKTTGKPEGNQGKRKHRDRETREHSRNLRNKRIREAKQLLLQKNMDGLIVACKYHPTPIVLALLDYIAPCRPIVLYSQHKEPLMDCYAFMRERGGIVNFRLTETWLREYQVLPMRTHPHIGMSGGGGYLLTALTLMKPTS; encoded by the exons atggcaTGTGCAGAGAATATTTCATCAACAAAATTGTTGTCTGAAAATGATCAGGTGATACTGAAGAAAGGAAAATGTTGTCAAGTATTTCAGATTAAAAAGAAAAG ATTTGTTTGGTTAGATAAAGTGAAATTTACATTAGATGGAGTTATCGGACATCGTTATGGGACAACTTTCAGGGTCACAAATGGAGAAATGGTTAAGGTCAACAAAAAAGAACTGGATGAAGCTTTCCAGT CAACAGAACAGGGAAAAGATAACCGAGGATTGCATGATTTAGATTCCAATCAGAAACTGTCACGTGATGACATTGAACTAATGAAAAAGACTGGTATGGAAGGGGAG aaaattatCGATCAGCTGATAGAAAATAGTACAACATTTAAGGACAAAACAGAATATGCACAGGAAAAATGGatcaagaagaagaagaaaaa aCATTTACAGATTTTTACAGTTTTAAAACCAACAGCCAGATTACTTTGTGAAATGTACCATGGGAAAGCTCCACAGAAAATCTG cCACATAAGAATTGACACATTAGCCCAGATTTTGACCTACAGTAATGTTCGGGCTAATTGTAACATGGCTGTTGTTGATACCACTAATGGACTTGTGGTGGGAGCAGTCTTAGAAAGACTTGGAG GACATGGGAAGGTAATACATTTCCACACAGGTGAAATGACCAG ACCTGCATTAGAAGCTATGGACTTTCCTCAACACTTTTTGGAAAACCTCTATAGTTTTCCTCTGAATCAAACCAATCAGATAGAGAATCCAGACTCACCGTATGATGAACAAAGTGAAAGTAGAAATAAAAATGGAAGTAAACCAGATCAGACTCAAAATGATTGTGCAAaggaaactgaaaataaaaataaaaatgagacaGAAAGTATGGATCAGactgaaaatgaagtcaaaacagaaaatgatgagACAAAAGAAAAAGATTGTGCAGACCTGAGTAAAAGTACTGATACAGTAGCAACAAAGGAGACAGGCAAAACAACAGGGAAACCAGAAGGAAACCAGGGGAAAAGAAAACACAGAGATAGG gAAACAAGAGAACACAGCAGAAATCTGAGAAACAAAAGAATAAGAGAGGCTAAACAGTTGTTGTTACAGAAAAACATGGATGG ATTAATAGTTGCCTGTAAATATCACCCAACACCGATAGTACTGGCTCTGTTAGATTACATAGCTCCCTGTCGACCAATAGTATTGTATAGTCAACACAAAGAG CCATTAATGGATTGTTATGCTTTCATGAGAGAAAGAGGAGGAATTGTAAACTTCAGACTAACTGAGACATGGCTTAGAGAGTATCAG GTATTACCAATGAGGACACACCCACATATAGGGATGAGTGGGGGAGGAGGATATCTGTTGACAGCTCTCACTCTAATGAAACCTACATCATAA